Below is a genomic region from Ruania alba.
GCTGATGTACCCGGCGATCACCTATCGCGGGGTGGACCTGGGCACGATCGCCACGAAGATCCAGTTCGACGCTGAGCAGGCCGGGATCGAAATCGTGCTCGACCCGCAGCCGATCGCCTCCTTCCTGGAGGCGCAGACCGCCGGTGAGGTGCCGTTCCGGTTCAGCCCGCAGTCGCTGAACTACCCGGTGGCAGCCTCCCTGGTGAACAACTTCGCACCGGGCCAGGCCAGCGCCGAGCGCACCGGTTGGACCGAGGACCGGGCCAGCGAGGAGATCATCGCCGCCGGTGAGGCGGTGCAGAGTGCACCCGACTCGGAGAGCCAGATCAGTGCGATCCAGGACTGGCAGCACCTGCTGAACGAGGAGAGCCCGTACGTGACGCTCGCCTACAACTCCGGCGTGGTGGCGGCCACCGAGACGATCGCGAACGCCGAGTACTCCCCGGCCGGGTGGCAGGTGGATCTGCGGGCGGTAGCGCCGCAGTGACCCGATGAGCACAGCCACTACGTCCACTGTCTCCCGCTCCGCGGCCCGGCGGCTCCGAGTCGGCGGGTACGCCCTCGGGGCGTACCTGCTCCGCCGGCTCGTGATCACCGCGGTGCTGCTGCTCGGCGTCACCGCCGTCACCTTCCTGCTGGTGCAGCTGGTGCCGGGGGACTCGATGACCGCCACGCTCTCCGAGGCGGCCCTGCAGGACCCCGAGATCGTGGCCGCCTACCGTGAGCGCTGGGGGCTGGATGAGCCCTTGCACATGCAGTACTTGCTGTATCTGCAGAACGTGCTCTCGGGGGACCTCGGCGTCTCCCAGCAGACCGGCCGGCCGGTCCTCGGCGACCTGATGACCTACGTGCCGGCCACCCTGGAGATCGCCGTCCCGGCGATGCTGCTCTCCCTGCTCATCGGCGTGGCGGTCGGCCTGTACGCGGCCGTCCGGCACGGCCGCGCCGGTGACCAGGTGGTGCGCGCGGGCACCCTGCTGGGACTCTCCACCCCACCGTTCTGGCTCTCCCTGGTGGTGCTGTACGTCTTCTTCTTCGTCCTCGGCGTCTCGCCCTCGGGTGGCCGACTGAGCACCTACTGGGTGCCGCCGGAGCAGGTCACCGGGGTGATGAGCCTGGACGCCCTGCTGGCGGGTGAACCGGCCATGGCGTGGGACGCCGTCCAGCACGCCGTGCTGCCGGTACTCGTGCTGACCGTGCTGACCGTGGCCACGCTCGTGCGCTTCGTCCGCTCGGCGATGCTCGAGGTGCTCGACCAGGACTACATCCGCGCCGCCCGAGCCAAGGGGCTTCCGGGCCGGACGGTGCTGCTCTCGCACGTGCTGCGTGCCGGGCTGGTGCCGGTGATCACGGTGAGCGGGCTCGCGTTCGCGGCGCTGCTCTCCGGCACGGTGCTGGTGGAGCAGATCTTCTCCTGGCCCGGGGTCGGGCAGTACGCCTACCGCGCTGCCGCGGCCCTCGACATGCCCGCCATCCTCGGCGTCAGCCTCTTCGTGGCCGTGGTGTACACGGTGGTGAACCTGATCGTCGACCTCCTGTACGGACTGATCGACCCGAGGATCCGGCTGTCATGAGCATCGAACCCCGTACCGACGACGTTGTGGCCCACACCGATGACCGGGTGGACCGCGCGCTCGGCCGGCGCCGCTGGGTGCGCCGGCTCCGCCTCTCCCAGGTCCACTCCACCTGGCGCCA
It encodes:
- a CDS encoding ABC transporter permease, which translates into the protein MSTATTSTVSRSAARRLRVGGYALGAYLLRRLVITAVLLLGVTAVTFLLVQLVPGDSMTATLSEAALQDPEIVAAYRERWGLDEPLHMQYLLYLQNVLSGDLGVSQQTGRPVLGDLMTYVPATLEIAVPAMLLSLLIGVAVGLYAAVRHGRAGDQVVRAGTLLGLSTPPFWLSLVVLYVFFFVLGVSPSGGRLSTYWVPPEQVTGVMSLDALLAGEPAMAWDAVQHAVLPVLVLTVLTVATLVRFVRSAMLEVLDQDYIRAARAKGLPGRTVLLSHVLRAGLVPVITVSGLAFAALLSGTVLVEQIFSWPGVGQYAYRAAAALDMPAILGVSLFVAVVYTVVNLIVDLLYGLIDPRIRLS